One region of Armigeres subalbatus isolate Guangzhou_Male unplaced genomic scaffold, GZ_Asu_2 Contig1797, whole genome shotgun sequence genomic DNA includes:
- the LOC134203341 gene encoding uncharacterized protein LOC134203341 — translation MHYEREEFCVVKTCMKKNCQLFPVPHKGSSVFKHWSRFVHLSGYPGHRICDAHFTPSDFLSVKQIKLKITSVPSILPKREEKVSAKTGCCVVGCRTRKTAKLLKFPAALRARRKRWNSVLGLPIDDTTRLKICRQHFTSSDFIQTTRRYLKPSAVPTRGVTLLTKRKLIVYSKDSTDSDVDDQPVPEHGYCVPYNLPRSRAICFVPRCTARAGNGIKLHKFPLRNREALNKWIGAIKSKKRPTKYSAVCSRHFKAHDYLAGGKRLKPNTIPSLYLPSTDLLLLPNPYKLNFPSSKLRSSNSNIMIANHSSGSSPSHSTRSSKENLATDLAFCELSDKLSEIEERKPNPDEINQNSTFARSIDGEHVIAPSVNTKTESFIKSCTTRIDNDASIKLVGITSTFNSETFKNESKFSLTSLIKSDRDAIIWTGVASLEQLDSICISVRIVEDQLYKEQHRLSAIDRVILTLAKLKQNISFAAISTLFGISPATVSQYFNHTIQVLAVVLQKFVYWPDREEIRNNLPLCFRGKYESVRCILDCTEVPVATMKCINCCIACYSNYKGMRTVKFLIGITPAGLISFVSKAYSGKASDKQIFNDENVLSLLDPFTDELMVDKGFNIQQECFNHGIRLHIPPFLRTAQHSKSDAILNESIAKSRIHVERAIQRMKLFGILQSAIDASVLGSIDAIVKVICAIVNLSAPIMKDIRF, via the exons ATGCATTATGAACGAGAGGAGTTTTGTGTCGTCAAGAcctgtatgaaaaaaaattgccagCTGTTCCCTGTTCCACATAAAGGCAGTAGTGTTTTCAAACATTGGAGCCGATTTGTCCATCTAAGTGGGTATCCTGGGCACCGGATTTGTGATGCTCATTTTACGCCAAGTGATTTTCTCTCTG TCAAACAGATAAAGTTGAAGATTACCTCAGTTCCATCGATTTTGCCAAAACGAGAAGAAAAAGTATCAGCTAAAACCGGATGCTGTGTTGTTGGGTGCAGAACCCGAAAAACGGCAAAGCTTCTGAAATTTCCAGCAGCACTTCGTGCAAGGCGTAAACGCTGGAACTCAGTGCTCGGACTTCCGATCGATGATACAACCCGTCTCAAAATATGTCGCCAACATTTCACGTCTTCAGATTTTATTCAAA CAACTAGGCGGTATTTGAAGCCGAGTGCAGTTCCGACTCGAGGTGTTACGCTTCTAACTAAGAGAAAGCTGATAGTGTACTCGAAGGATTCAACAGATAGTGATGTCGACGACCAACCGGTGCCAGAGCATGGATATTGTGTGCCATACAATCTACCTCGAAGTAGAGCTATTTGTTTTGTTCCGAGGTGCACAGCTCGAGCAGGGAATGGTATTAAGCTGCACAAATTTCCTCTACGCAACCGTGAAGCTTTGAATAAATGGATTGGTGCAATAAAAAGCAAGAAAAGGCCTACCAAGTATTCCGCAGTTTGCAGCAGGCACTTTAAAGCTCATGATTACCTGGCAG GAGGAAAACGACTCAAGCCGAATACGATTCCATCTTTATATCTACCTTCAACTGATTTGTTGTTGCTACCAAATCCATACAAGTTAAACTTTCCTTCATCAAAACTTCGGTcatccaattcaaatataatGATTGCCAATCATTCATCAGGATCGTCCCCATCGCATAGTACTAGAAGTTCAAAAGAAAACCTAGCTACTGATTTAGCGTTTTGTGAACTTTCTGATAAGTTATCCGAAATTGAAGAACGTAAACCCAATCCTGATGAGATCAACCAAAATTCAACGTTTGCTCGCTCGATTGATGGAGAGCACGTTATAGCACCCAGCGTAAACACAAAAACAGAAAGcttcatcaaaagttgcacaacCCGAATTGATAATGATGCATCCATCAAACTGGTTGGAATAACCTCAACGTTCAACAGCGAAACATTTAAAAACGAAAGTAAGTTTTCACTGACAAGCCTTATCAAGTCCGATAGAGATGCAATAAtatggactggcgttgcatccctGGAACAACTTGACTCTATATGTATTTCAGTCAGAATAGTGGAGGACCAGCTTTACAAAGAACAGCACAGACTATCTGCAATAGATAGAGTGATTTTAACTTTGGCTAAATTAAAGCAAAATATATCTTTTGCGGCTATTTCAACGCTTTTTGGCATATCTCCTGCTACTGTATCGCAATACTTCAACCACACCATACAG GTTCTCGCAGTGGTTCTGCAGAAATTCGTATATTGGCCTGATCGAGAAGAGATAAGAAACAACTTACCACTGTGTTTCAGAGGAAAATACGAAAGTGTTAGATGTATTCTTGATTGTACTGAAGTTCCTGTGGCCACGATGAAGTGCATCAATTGTTGCATAGCATGCTACTCGAATTATAAAGGCATGAGGACAGTCAAGTTCCTAATAGGAATTACGCCAGCTGGTTTAATCAGTTTCGTGAGTAAAGCTTACAGTGGAAAAGCATCTGATAAACAGATTTTCAACGACGAAAATGTATTGAGCCTTCTGGACCCATTCACTGACGAATTGATGGTTGACAAAGGTTTCAACATTCAGCAAGAATGTTTTAATCACGGAATACGATTGCACATTCCTCCTTTCTTGCGAACGGCTCAACATAGTAAATCCGATGCTATACTAAATGAAAGTATTGCAAAATCTAGGATTCATGTTGAAAGAGCTATACAACGGATGAAACTTTTCGGAATACTCCAATCGGCGATCGATGCCTCAGTCCTAGGATCTATTGACGCAATAGTAAAGGTTATATGCGCAATTGTGAACTTATCGGCACCAATTATGAAAGATATCAGATTTTAA